A region from the Pelagovum pacificum genome encodes:
- a CDS encoding NAD(P)-dependent oxidoreductase: MSTASPITPPAQITIFGASGRTGRALVQQALERGYKVVASDVGGDPYAPDAATQIEADVLGGDLAPALRGSKAVISALGVGNDIGTLADPPPLYTKGTARIADAMKAEGIERIVVMSATFVANSERGPLLFRLGTAPALTNVLDQMEQMEADLAQSRLDWTAVRPGWLMEGPRTDDSVVTEDEIAEGLIRARHEDVAALMLDCVETGQWSRATPAIARSESEVNESNEAVMKSLLA, translated from the coding sequence ATGAGCACCGCATCCCCCATCACCCCGCCCGCCCAGATCACCATCTTCGGCGCTTCCGGCCGCACCGGTCGCGCCCTCGTGCAGCAGGCGCTGGAGCGTGGCTACAAGGTCGTCGCCTCCGACGTGGGCGGCGACCCTTACGCGCCCGATGCCGCGACGCAGATCGAGGCCGACGTGCTGGGCGGCGATCTCGCCCCGGCGCTACGCGGCTCGAAAGCCGTGATCTCGGCGCTTGGCGTCGGCAACGACATCGGCACGCTTGCTGATCCACCGCCGCTCTACACAAAGGGGACGGCGCGGATCGCCGACGCGATGAAGGCGGAGGGGATCGAGCGCATCGTCGTCATGTCGGCGACCTTCGTCGCCAATTCCGAACGGGGGCCGCTGCTGTTCCGGCTCGGCACCGCGCCGGCGCTGACCAACGTGCTCGACCAGATGGAGCAGATGGAGGCGGACCTCGCCCAAAGCCGGCTCGACTGGACTGCCGTGCGCCCCGGCTGGCTGATGGAAGGCCCCCGCACCGACGATTCCGTCGTCACCGAGGACGAGATCGCCGAGGGCCTGATCCGGGCCCGGCACGAGGATGTCGCCGCGCTGATGCTCGATTGCGTCGAGACCGGTCAGTGGTCGCGCGCGACTCCGGCCATCGCCCGCTCCGAGAGCGAGGTGAACGAAAGCAACGAGGCGGTCATGAAGTCGCTTCTCGCCTGA
- a CDS encoding DUF4389 domain-containing protein, translating to MNDEDKVMGRIHGEQEEPAGKEHLLMRLVHVVLIAVMISIANTVLSVATVIQFVIMIFNKDEPNERLADFGTDLGIWIAKAARYQTAASDVKPWPWTDLD from the coding sequence ATGAACGACGAGGACAAGGTGATGGGCCGGATCCACGGCGAGCAGGAAGAGCCCGCCGGGAAGGAACATCTCCTGATGCGGCTGGTGCATGTTGTGCTGATCGCCGTGATGATCTCGATCGCGAACACGGTTCTCAGCGTCGCGACAGTCATCCAGTTCGTCATCATGATCTTCAACAAGGACGAGCCGAACGAGCGGCTTGCCGATTTCGGCACCGACCTCGGCATCTGGATCGCCAAGGCTGCCCGCTACCAGACAGCCGCCAGCGACGTGAAGCCCTGGCCCTGGACCGACCTCGACTGA
- a CDS encoding TetR/AcrR family transcriptional regulator, which yields MTGKVRLLREAALPRPKSVSDDSVLDAANALLADGGLSSFTLADVARQVGLSRAALIQRFGDRDRLVLRMAEREVAATRAYIGSLPVEPGRDGLWRFLETIVTSMGDGDGFSLRVAIAALEARDPALRALADERYRIVQDAIAARLTGPDAAQTAILLHAVIAGATMQWVANRAGRLDRYTIDRLRPVFDCLVAED from the coding sequence ATGACGGGCAAGGTCCGATTGCTCCGGGAGGCCGCCCTGCCCCGCCCCAAGTCCGTCAGTGACGACAGCGTGCTCGACGCCGCAAATGCCCTTCTGGCGGACGGCGGTTTGTCGAGCTTCACGCTCGCCGATGTCGCGCGGCAGGTCGGCCTGTCCCGCGCCGCGCTGATCCAGCGCTTCGGCGACCGGGACCGGTTGGTCCTGCGCATGGCGGAGCGGGAAGTCGCAGCGACGCGCGCCTATATCGGCAGCCTGCCGGTCGAGCCGGGGCGCGACGGGCTCTGGCGGTTCCTTGAAACCATCGTGACGAGCATGGGTGACGGCGACGGCTTCTCTCTGCGGGTGGCAATCGCGGCGCTGGAGGCGCGGGACCCCGCCCTGCGCGCGCTGGCGGACGAACGCTACAGGATCGTGCAGGACGCCATTGCCGCGCGCCTGACCGGCCCGGACGCGGCGCAGACGGCGATTCTGCTTCATGCGGTGATCGCCGGCGCGACGATGCAGTGGGTCGCCAACCGCGCGGGACGGCTGGATCGCTACACGATCGATCGTTTGCGCCCGGTGTTCGATTGTCTGGTGGCCGAGGATTGA
- a CDS encoding DUF6476 family protein: protein MSETPEDSGWPPELKWLKRLVSGLTIVMICGFLVLIGALVIRLNADPLPLPDRIELPSDVDPYAFTQGVDWFAVVTSDDHILVYDRATGALRQTIEIE, encoded by the coding sequence ATGTCGGAAACTCCCGAGGACTCTGGCTGGCCGCCTGAACTGAAATGGCTCAAGCGGCTGGTTTCTGGACTGACGATCGTCATGATCTGCGGGTTTCTAGTGCTCATCGGGGCCCTTGTCATCCGTCTGAACGCCGATCCCCTGCCCTTGCCGGACCGGATCGAGCTTCCAAGCGATGTTGACCCCTACGCGTTCACTCAAGGTGTAGATTGGTTCGCCGTCGTGACCAGTGACGATCACATCCTCGTTTACGACCGCGCGACCGGCGCTTTGCGCCAGACGATCGAGATCGAGTAA
- a CDS encoding polysaccharide biosynthesis/export family protein has protein sequence MDSLRLAKGATLLAALALVASCGLPRSGPTRGEIFDGSVMREGDSFILVVDDRVNYIASVAPALGFGSGFLNAGVVGSDTINPGDVLGLTVWENVSDGLLVPTGQNATILDEVQVDGAGYIFVPYAGRILAAGNTPERIRQIITERLGDQTPDPQVQVRRLAGDGSTVSVVGSVGAQGVYPIERPTRTLSQMLAQAGGVAVEPEIARVTVTRGAHTGSVWFQDLYDSPGADIALRNGDRVIVEADTRSFTALGATGAQSRVPFASQKISAIEAIAQVGGLNPSQADPTGVFVFRNEPEEITEQLIGQDVTGTQRVVYVLDLTRPNGLFFARDFAIRDQDTVYVTEAPFVQFNKVIAAVTGSLGNVGTVANAASTVAGE, from the coding sequence ATGGACAGCCTGCGCCTTGCGAAAGGCGCGACCCTCCTTGCCGCACTGGCCCTCGTGGCCTCGTGCGGTCTCCCCCGTTCCGGCCCCACACGGGGCGAGATCTTCGACGGCTCCGTCATGCGCGAGGGGGACTCCTTCATCCTCGTCGTCGATGACCGGGTGAACTACATCGCCAGCGTCGCTCCGGCGCTCGGCTTCGGATCGGGCTTCCTTAACGCCGGCGTCGTCGGCTCCGACACGATCAACCCGGGCGACGTGCTCGGCCTGACGGTGTGGGAGAACGTTTCCGACGGTCTTCTCGTGCCGACCGGCCAGAACGCAACGATCCTCGACGAGGTGCAGGTCGATGGTGCGGGATACATCTTCGTCCCCTACGCGGGCCGCATCCTCGCCGCCGGCAACACGCCCGAGCGCATCCGCCAGATCATCACCGAGCGGCTCGGCGACCAGACCCCCGACCCGCAGGTGCAGGTCCGCCGCCTTGCCGGGGACGGCTCGACCGTGTCCGTAGTCGGCTCCGTCGGCGCGCAGGGCGTCTACCCGATCGAGCGGCCCACCCGCACGCTGAGCCAGATGCTCGCGCAGGCCGGCGGCGTCGCCGTCGAGCCCGAGATCGCCCGCGTCACCGTCACGCGCGGGGCCCACACCGGCTCAGTCTGGTTCCAGGATCTCTACGACAGCCCCGGCGCCGACATCGCGCTGCGCAACGGCGACCGGGTCATCGTGGAGGCCGACACCCGCTCCTTCACCGCGCTCGGTGCGACCGGCGCGCAAAGCCGCGTGCCCTTCGCCAGCCAGAAGATCAGCGCGATCGAGGCCATCGCACAGGTCGGCGGCCTGAACCCGTCGCAGGCGGACCCCACCGGCGTCTTCGTGTTCCGCAACGAACCCGAGGAAATCACCGAGCAGCTGATCGGTCAGGACGTCACCGGCACGCAGCGCGTGGTCTACGTGCTCGACCTCACCCGGCCCAACGGCCTGTTCTTCGCCCGCGACTTCGCGATCCGCGATCAGGACACGGTCTACGTGACCGAGGCGCCCTTCGTACAGTTCAACAAGGTGATCGCGGCCGTGACCGGCTCGCTCGGCAACGTCGGCACCGTCGCCAACGCGGCGAGCACCGTCGCCGGCGAGTGA
- a CDS encoding GNAT family N-acetyltransferase: MSGVSLRPLPRTEVASVHHLELPEVQMPFAGRMTDITVGDPEDVDYHAVEAEDAVIGFFKIDTAYRERLGFGGPEDLGFRFFLIDHRYQGRGYAKAVMAALPDYLRQHYPGRSVVWLTVNLKNHRAYQIYLSAGWEDTGDQYEGGPSGPQHVMRLSLD; encoded by the coding sequence GTGAGCGGCGTGAGCCTCCGGCCGCTGCCGCGGACGGAGGTCGCCTCCGTCCATCACCTCGAACTGCCCGAGGTGCAGATGCCCTTTGCCGGACGGATGACCGACATCACGGTCGGCGATCCCGAGGACGTCGATTATCACGCGGTCGAGGCGGAGGATGCCGTCATCGGCTTCTTCAAGATCGACACGGCCTACCGCGAGCGGCTTGGCTTTGGAGGCCCCGAAGATCTCGGCTTCCGCTTTTTCCTGATCGACCACCGCTATCAGGGGCGTGGTTACGCCAAGGCGGTGATGGCCGCCCTGCCCGACTACCTGCGTCAGCATTACCCGGGCCGGTCCGTCGTGTGGCTGACGGTGAACTTGAAGAACCACCGGGCCTACCAAATCTACCTCTCCGCCGGGTGGGAGGACACGGGCGACCAGTACGAAGGCGGCCCATCGGGCCCGCAGCACGTCATGCGGCTGTCGCTCGACTGA
- the rpoH gene encoding RNA polymerase sigma factor RpoH, with amino-acid sequence MSTYANLPAPSPEQGLNRYLQEIRKFPMLEPEEEYMLAKRWVDHEDTEAAHKMVTSHLRLAAKIAMGYRGYGLPQAEVISEANVGLMQAVKRFDPEKGFRLATYAMWWIRASIQEYILRSWSLVKLGTTSAQKKLFFNLRKAKARIGALEDGDLRPENVQRIATDLGVTEDEVVSMNRRLSGGDASLNAMIGSEGDSATQWQDWLEDDSANTASDYEEQDELTARRELLAEAMDVLNDREKDILVQRRLQDEVVTLEELSGQYDVSRERIRQIEVRAFEKLQKRMQELAKEKGMLAAV; translated from the coding sequence ATGTCGACATATGCAAATCTTCCGGCTCCCTCGCCGGAACAGGGCCTGAACCGTTACCTTCAGGAAATCCGGAAGTTCCCGATGCTGGAACCGGAAGAGGAATACATGCTGGCCAAGCGCTGGGTGGACCATGAGGACACCGAGGCGGCCCACAAGATGGTGACGAGCCACCTGCGCCTCGCGGCGAAGATCGCGATGGGCTATCGCGGCTACGGCCTCCCCCAGGCCGAGGTCATCTCGGAAGCGAACGTCGGCCTCATGCAGGCCGTGAAACGCTTTGATCCCGAGAAGGGCTTCCGCCTCGCCACCTATGCCATGTGGTGGATCCGCGCCTCGATCCAGGAATACATCCTGCGGTCATGGTCGCTCGTAAAGCTTGGCACGACGTCGGCGCAGAAGAAACTTTTCTTCAACCTGCGCAAGGCCAAGGCCCGCATCGGCGCGCTGGAAGATGGCGACCTGCGGCCCGAGAACGTGCAGCGCATCGCGACCGACCTCGGCGTGACCGAGGACGAGGTGGTCTCGATGAACCGCCGCCTGTCCGGTGGCGATGCCTCCCTGAACGCCATGATCGGCAGCGAAGGCGACAGCGCGACGCAGTGGCAGGACTGGCTCGAAGACGACAGTGCCAACACCGCCTCCGACTACGAAGAGCAGGATGAGCTGACCGCCCGTCGTGAACTTCTGGCCGAGGCGATGGATGTTCTGAACGACCGCGAGAAGGACATCCTCGTGCAGCGCCGTCTGCAGGACGAGGTCGTGACGCTCGAGGAGCTGTCGGGCCAGTACGACGTCAGCCGCGAACGGATCCGCCAGATCGAGGTGCGCGCGTTCGAGAAGCTGCAGAAACGGATGCAGGAGCTCGCCAAGGAAAAGGGCATGCTCGCCGCCGTCTGA
- a CDS encoding RluA family pseudouridine synthase, which translates to MPPSVVTFRITADPPPRLDKALARDVPEEAALSRSRLARLVPDGAVRINGVVVTDVRARLGEGDAVEIALDIPEDTDMGAEPIALDVVYEDAELIVVNKPAGMVVHPAPGSPDGTLVNALLHHCGDSLSGVGGARRPGIVHRIDKDTSGLLVAAKTDRAHHGLAAQFEAHDVERHYHALCFGTPDAGDPRLRGIRGTSFEPGNVLKIQTRLARHKTDRQRQAVFWHNGRHAVTRVRAIESFGTPPVLSLLECWLETGRTHQIRVHMAHAGHGLIGDPVYGGKRKLPKGALSEAAMMAVGTFPRQALHAATLGFQHPVTGEHMRFAAEMPQDMQELCTTLRATVPLGD; encoded by the coding sequence ATGCCGCCCTCCGTTGTCACGTTCCGGATCACCGCAGATCCGCCGCCGCGCCTTGATAAGGCGCTGGCCCGGGATGTGCCAGAGGAGGCGGCGCTGTCCCGCTCCCGCCTCGCCCGCCTCGTGCCCGACGGTGCGGTGCGGATCAACGGTGTGGTGGTGACGGATGTCCGGGCCCGCCTTGGTGAGGGCGACGCGGTCGAGATCGCGCTCGACATTCCCGAGGACACCGACATGGGGGCGGAGCCGATCGCGCTCGACGTCGTCTACGAGGATGCCGAACTGATCGTGGTGAACAAGCCCGCCGGCATGGTTGTCCACCCCGCGCCGGGCTCCCCCGACGGCACGCTGGTCAACGCGCTGCTGCACCATTGCGGCGACAGCCTGTCCGGCGTCGGCGGCGCGCGGCGGCCGGGCATCGTGCACCGGATCGACAAGGACACCTCCGGCCTGCTCGTCGCGGCCAAGACCGACCGCGCGCACCACGGCCTCGCCGCCCAGTTCGAGGCGCACGACGTCGAACGCCATTACCACGCGCTCTGCTTCGGCACGCCCGATGCCGGCGACCCGCGCCTGCGCGGCATCCGCGGCACCAGTTTCGAGCCGGGCAACGTGTTGAAGATCCAGACCCGCCTCGCGCGGCACAAGACCGACCGGCAGCGGCAGGCGGTCTTCTGGCACAACGGCCGCCACGCCGTGACCCGCGTCCGCGCGATCGAGTCGTTCGGCACGCCGCCCGTGCTGTCCCTGCTCGAATGCTGGCTGGAGACCGGGCGCACCCACCAGATCCGTGTCCACATGGCCCACGCCGGCCACGGCCTCATCGGTGATCCCGTTTACGGAGGTAAACGCAAACTGCCCAAGGGCGCCCTGAGCGAGGCCGCGATGATGGCTGTCGGCACCTTCCCCCGACAGGCGCTCCACGCCGCGACCCTGGGCTTCCAGCACCCGGTGACGGGCGAACACATGCGTTTCGCAGCCGAAATGCCGCAGGACATGCAGGAACTCTGCACAACTCTGCGAGCCACCGTGCCGCTGGGAGACTAG
- a CDS encoding oxygenase MpaB family protein has translation MRRSAWAREIETLDPEVDFERIGYLLATCEFAWDTEKALQFALFRTYAVPSISGLLSRTGEFSRRPLKRYDDTELLLAEVAENGLGSDRGRAAVDRMNDMHGRYRIANADMVYVLSTFVLEPVRWLQRYGKRPLTEREKRAGLIYYRDLGARMGIRDMPESLDAFDTFNRAYEAEHFRYADSNAEIGCATRDLLMSFYLPRRLARIGHPFIYALMDDPLREAMGFPRPPRWIVGLVKGGLRLRAQALRVLPARRKPRLVTRKRRVGYPGGYDIASLGTFKTPASR, from the coding sequence ATGCGCCGGTCGGCCTGGGCGCGGGAGATCGAAACTCTCGACCCCGAGGTCGACTTCGAGCGTATCGGCTACCTCCTCGCCACCTGCGAGTTCGCGTGGGACACGGAAAAGGCGCTGCAATTCGCGCTGTTCCGGACCTACGCGGTGCCGTCCATTTCCGGACTGCTGTCGCGCACCGGCGAATTCTCCCGCCGACCGCTGAAGCGCTACGACGACACCGAGCTTCTGCTGGCCGAGGTTGCGGAGAACGGCCTCGGCTCCGACAGGGGCCGGGCCGCCGTCGACCGGATGAACGACATGCACGGCCGCTACCGTATCGCCAACGCGGACATGGTCTACGTCCTCAGCACCTTCGTGCTGGAGCCGGTGCGCTGGCTCCAGAGATACGGCAAACGTCCCCTGACGGAGCGCGAGAAGCGCGCCGGGCTGATCTACTACCGTGACCTTGGGGCGCGCATGGGCATCCGCGATATGCCGGAGAGCCTCGACGCGTTCGACACGTTCAACCGCGCCTACGAGGCGGAACACTTCCGCTATGCCGACAGCAACGCCGAGATCGGGTGCGCGACCCGGGACCTGCTGATGTCCTTCTACCTGCCCCGACGGCTGGCCCGTATCGGACACCCGTTCATTTACGCATTGATGGACGATCCATTGCGGGAGGCGATGGGTTTTCCCCGTCCGCCCCGCTGGATCGTAGGGCTGGTGAAGGGTGGGCTGCGCCTGCGCGCGCAGGCCCTGCGCGTGCTCCCCGCGCGGCGCAAGCCGCGGCTCGTGACGCGGAAACGGCGGGTCGGCTATCCCGGTGGCTACGACATCGCGTCGCTCGGCACCTTCAAGACCCCGGCGAGCCGGTAG
- a CDS encoding Gfo/Idh/MocA family protein, producing the protein MTKHIRWGVLGASNFAKGQMARAIHAAEGAELYALATSSPEKAEGFKAFAPTLKVHDSYEALLADPDVDVVYIPLPNHLHVEWALKALDAGKHVLVEKPLAMAADDFAPVIAKRDETGLVAAEAYMIVHHPQFIRARQLVADGTIGDLVHVDCAFTFDNRSDTDNIRNRPETGGGALGDIGVYAFGSVRFVSGQEPEAVEASTIRRENDVDVFVQTQVRFPGFGYSGMVSMRAFPRQQITFHGEKGVITLSCPFNAGGFDQAELHLETDTGSRTTERFPGVNQYIIQVENFGRAVRGEADYPCPLEFSRGTQQMIDMVIAAAD; encoded by the coding sequence ATGACCAAGCATATCCGTTGGGGCGTTCTGGGTGCGTCGAACTTCGCCAAGGGCCAGATGGCCCGCGCCATTCATGCGGCCGAGGGGGCGGAGCTCTATGCGCTCGCCACGTCGAGCCCGGAGAAGGCCGAGGGGTTCAAGGCCTTCGCGCCGACGCTGAAGGTGCATGACAGCTACGAGGCGCTGCTCGCCGACCCGGACGTCGATGTCGTCTACATCCCGCTGCCGAACCACCTGCACGTCGAATGGGCGCTGAAGGCGCTCGACGCAGGCAAGCACGTGCTTGTCGAGAAGCCGCTTGCCATGGCGGCGGACGACTTCGCCCCGGTGATCGCGAAGCGGGACGAGACGGGGCTGGTAGCCGCCGAAGCCTACATGATCGTCCATCACCCGCAGTTCATCCGCGCCCGGCAGCTCGTTGCGGACGGCACGATCGGCGATCTCGTACATGTCGACTGTGCCTTCACCTTCGACAACCGGTCGGACACCGACAACATCCGCAACCGGCCGGAGACGGGCGGCGGCGCTCTGGGCGACATCGGGGTCTATGCTTTCGGGTCGGTGCGGTTCGTCTCCGGCCAGGAGCCGGAGGCGGTCGAGGCCTCGACCATCCGGCGCGAGAACGACGTCGATGTTTTCGTGCAGACGCAGGTGCGCTTTCCGGGGTTCGGCTATTCCGGGATGGTCTCGATGCGGGCCTTTCCGCGCCAGCAGATCACCTTTCACGGCGAAAAGGGCGTCATCACGCTGTCCTGTCCGTTCAACGCCGGCGGTTTCGATCAGGCGGAGCTGCATCTCGAGACGGACACCGGCAGCCGCACGACCGAACGCTTTCCCGGCGTGAACCAGTATATCATCCAGGTCGAGAACTTCGGCCGCGCAGTGCGGGGCGAGGCGGACTATCCCTGTCCGTTGGAATTCTCGCGCGGAACGCAGCAGATGATCGACATGGTGATCGCGGCGGCGGACTGA
- a CDS encoding capsular polysaccharide biosynthesis protein encodes MEAASDSVPTRLYVYNGGFLTQGRVRRILQLSGYDIRLGAPGEGDMVGVWGLSPTAPRGEAVAARRNAPILRVEDAFLRSVLPGRAGGGPGLGLHLDRSGVHFDPSTISDLERLCAEAPLDDTALLDRARGAMADLRRLHLSKYNAFDPDTPVPEPGYVLVIDQTKDDASVRASHAGRNNFLEMLFLAREENPGARIVVKSHPETTGGHRPGHLGPEDLSPGETLLTDPVSPWPLLEGAVAVYVLSSQLGFEAILAGHRPSVFGQPFYIGWGLTDDRNPLDRRQRRLTRAQLFAAAMMLYPRWYDPFRDRLCEIEDVIAILSAEARAWRDDHRGWVATGMRLWKRKPLQDFFGQTSGIRFVANPARAIAKAMSDDSRLMVWAGRTDAALEEAGAVRVEDGFLRSRGLGADLIPPLSLVLDDLGIYYDPTRESRLERLVEDSGALSDTARHRAERLIRRLTADGLSKYNLGGAALPSGLPAGKRILVPGQVEDDASIRLGTREIMTNRALLEATRAENPAAVILYKPHPDVEAGLRDGAVEDAESFADAVLNRTDAMAALAAVDAVWTMTSTMGFEALLRGKQVTCFGQPFYSGWGLTDDRCPVPRRTARPDLVTLAHAVLIDYPRYVDPVTRRPCPPEVAVDRLATGTIPKPGPANRLLAKTQGALAGHAWLWRRK; translated from the coding sequence GTGGAGGCCGCGTCGGACAGCGTGCCGACGCGGCTCTACGTCTATAACGGCGGGTTCCTGACACAGGGCAGGGTCCGCCGCATCCTCCAGCTTTCGGGATACGACATCCGGCTCGGCGCACCGGGCGAAGGCGACATGGTCGGCGTCTGGGGCCTGTCCCCGACCGCCCCGCGCGGAGAGGCCGTGGCCGCCCGCCGGAATGCCCCGATCCTGCGGGTGGAGGACGCCTTCCTGCGCTCCGTACTGCCCGGCCGCGCGGGCGGGGGGCCGGGCCTCGGCCTCCACCTCGACCGGTCCGGAGTGCATTTCGACCCCTCCACGATCTCCGACCTCGAACGGCTGTGCGCCGAGGCGCCGCTCGACGACACCGCGCTGCTCGACCGGGCGCGGGGCGCGATGGCGGACCTCAGGCGCCTGCACCTGTCCAAGTACAATGCCTTCGACCCCGACACCCCGGTGCCAGAGCCCGGCTATGTCCTCGTCATCGACCAGACGAAGGACGACGCCAGCGTGCGGGCCTCCCATGCCGGGCGGAACAACTTCCTCGAGATGCTCTTCCTCGCGCGGGAGGAGAACCCCGGCGCCCGCATCGTCGTGAAATCTCACCCCGAGACGACCGGCGGCCATCGCCCCGGCCATCTCGGGCCGGAGGACCTGTCCCCGGGTGAGACGCTCCTGACCGATCCGGTCTCTCCCTGGCCGCTGCTGGAGGGGGCCGTCGCGGTCTATGTCCTGTCCAGCCAGCTCGGCTTCGAAGCGATCCTTGCCGGCCATCGCCCGTCCGTTTTCGGACAGCCGTTCTACATCGGCTGGGGCCTCACCGACGACCGAAACCCGCTCGACCGGCGGCAACGCCGCCTGACCCGCGCGCAACTCTTCGCCGCCGCGATGATGCTCTACCCTCGCTGGTACGATCCGTTCCGCGACCGATTGTGCGAGATCGAGGACGTGATCGCGATCCTCTCCGCCGAGGCGCGGGCGTGGCGCGACGACCATCGCGGCTGGGTCGCGACCGGTATGCGGCTCTGGAAGCGCAAGCCGCTGCAGGACTTCTTCGGACAGACGTCCGGCATCCGCTTCGTCGCCAACCCGGCCCGAGCGATCGCGAAGGCGATGTCGGACGACAGTCGCCTGATGGTCTGGGCCGGCCGCACCGACGCTGCCTTGGAAGAAGCCGGCGCCGTTCGCGTCGAGGACGGCTTCCTCCGGTCCCGCGGCCTCGGCGCCGACCTGATCCCGCCACTGTCGCTCGTGCTCGACGACCTCGGCATCTACTACGACCCGACACGCGAGAGCCGGCTCGAACGACTGGTGGAGGATAGTGGTGCCCTGTCCGATACCGCGCGTCACCGGGCGGAGCGGCTCATCCGCCGCCTTACCGCCGATGGTCTGTCGAAATACAACCTAGGCGGCGCTGCGCTGCCGTCGGGACTTCCCGCCGGCAAGCGCATCCTCGTTCCCGGACAGGTGGAGGACGACGCCTCGATCCGCCTCGGCACGCGGGAGATCATGACGAACCGCGCCTTGCTGGAAGCGACGCGGGCGGAGAACCCCGCCGCCGTGATCCTCTACAAGCCGCACCCCGACGTGGAAGCCGGCCTGCGCGACGGTGCGGTCGAGGATGCCGAGAGCTTCGCCGACGCCGTGCTGAACCGGACGGACGCAATGGCCGCTCTCGCAGCCGTCGACGCGGTCTGGACCATGACCTCGACCATGGGGTTCGAGGCGCTGCTGCGTGGGAAACAGGTGACCTGTTTCGGACAGCCGTTCTACAGCGGCTGGGGCCTCACCGACGACCGCTGCCCGGTGCCGCGCCGGACCGCGCGGCCTGACCTCGTCACGCTCGCCCACGCGGTGCTGATCGACTACCCGCGCTACGTCGACCCGGTCACCCGTCGGCCCTGTCCCCCGGAAGTCGCGGTGGACCGGCTCGCGACCGGGACGATCCCGAAGCCCGGTCCCGCCAACCGCCTGCTCGCCAAGACGCAGGGGGCCCTTGCCGGTCACGCGTGGCTCTGGCGGCGCAAGTAG
- a CDS encoding SDR family NAD(P)-dependent oxidoreductase → MAQLDGQIAVVTGASGGIGAAIAKALADAGATVWGVARDEGKLKEAIGDTCKVRSVDLTDQASVEKTFTAIREEEGRIDILFNNAGRFHSLAGVHECDVDDWWMDMTVNVKGILMSCRTVLPMMMEAGTGTIINMNGGRPIGGTAYASSKAAVVQMTELMAKELEHLGRSDIRVLLANPGLVMTEMTEYQRDTPGGQFWIPGVGEALKAGNTRKPEEIAAMTVRMLGEATVSDNGRMFDPDGWVA, encoded by the coding sequence ATGGCACAACTCGACGGACAAATCGCCGTGGTCACGGGCGCGAGCGGCGGCATCGGCGCTGCCATCGCGAAGGCTCTCGCCGACGCAGGCGCGACGGTCTGGGGCGTGGCCCGCGACGAGGGCAAACTGAAAGAGGCGATCGGCGACACCTGCAAGGTGCGCAGCGTCGACCTGACCGATCAGGCGTCGGTCGAGAAGACCTTCACCGCGATCCGCGAGGAAGAAGGCCGGATCGACATCCTGTTCAACAATGCGGGTCGCTTCCACTCCCTCGCCGGTGTGCACGAATGTGACGTCGACGACTGGTGGATGGACATGACGGTCAACGTGAAGGGCATCCTGATGTCCTGCCGCACCGTCCTGCCGATGATGATGGAGGCCGGCACCGGCACGATCATCAACATGAACGGCGGCCGCCCGATCGGCGGGACGGCCTATGCATCCAGCAAGGCGGCGGTCGTGCAGATGACCGAGCTGATGGCGAAGGAGCTCGAACATCTCGGCCGCTCCGACATCCGAGTCCTGCTGGCCAACCCGGGGCTCGTGATGACGGAGATGACCGAGTACCAGCGCGACACGCCCGGCGGTCAGTTCTGGATCCCCGGCGTGGGTGAGGCGCTCAAGGCGGGCAACACCCGCAAGCCGGAGGAGATCGCCGCGATGACCGTGCGCATGCTCGGCGAAGCGACGGTGTCCGACAACGGACGCATGTTCGATCCGGACGGCTGGGTCGCCTGA